One region of Termitidicoccus mucosus genomic DNA includes:
- a CDS encoding beta-L-arabinofuranosidase domain-containing protein — protein sequence MNPYYKSPSIQTATTVAPDAFLPTPLAGVDLRGFAGHRLDLTIQNRILKQNVDELLQPFRLKTDTRETWRCEFWGKWFTSLVDAWVYSGVPEAEALVKKAVVGLMATQSENGYIGTQPDASVEANWDVWGRKYTLLGLLGYYEASGDDATLGAAKRLADNLIASVEKTGQSLHRLGLYRGMPASSVLEPLVKLARLSGEQRFMDFALSIVGGWAQADGPDLINKALTNGSVTAFFPTPPAEWWVWENGWKAYEIMSCYEGVCELYRATGNKRWFDATVAFHALLAKHEMMLVGSGSAMECWCDGAGRQAETLERPLESCTAMLWIKLCAQLLRVTGDPRYADDIELAFYNAFLGSMAADGSWYARHNPLEGVRDPEERHQVGIAQNCCVANGPRVMLMFPALAVMAGGDGPVVNFFCGGAHRVTLAGGTAVSIEQETNYPVDGAVALRVTPERPEEFTVSIRVPSWAAPVVATVGGKTFTGAPGGYLKIHRRWRAGDRVTWEFPLPPRALRVNGAGKKFGIARGPIVLATDARLGTAGAGDARAEVSPDAIALAPRPSGDTAIWMAFTLRAADGREIPVCDFASAGNTWDQRSAYSVWFTPPAN from the coding sequence ATGAACCCTTATTACAAATCTCCCTCCATCCAAACCGCCACTACCGTCGCGCCCGACGCGTTTTTGCCGACGCCACTGGCGGGCGTTGATCTGCGCGGCTTCGCGGGCCACCGGCTCGACCTGACAATACAAAACCGCATTCTCAAGCAGAACGTGGACGAGCTTTTGCAGCCCTTCCGCCTGAAAACCGACACGCGCGAAACTTGGCGCTGCGAGTTCTGGGGGAAATGGTTCACCTCGCTCGTTGACGCATGGGTTTATTCCGGCGTGCCCGAGGCGGAGGCGCTGGTGAAAAAGGCCGTGGTCGGCCTCATGGCGACACAATCAGAAAACGGCTACATCGGCACGCAGCCCGACGCGTCCGTGGAGGCGAATTGGGACGTGTGGGGCCGCAAATACACCCTGCTTGGCCTGCTCGGTTATTATGAGGCGAGTGGCGACGACGCGACGCTCGGCGCGGCGAAACGTCTCGCCGACAACCTCATCGCGTCCGTTGAAAAAACAGGACAATCGCTGCACCGTCTCGGATTATATAGGGGGATGCCGGCGTCGTCGGTTTTGGAACCACTGGTGAAACTCGCACGCCTCTCCGGCGAACAGCGTTTCATGGATTTTGCACTCTCCATTGTCGGGGGCTGGGCGCAAGCCGATGGACCGGATTTGATCAACAAGGCGCTGACGAACGGCAGCGTCACGGCGTTTTTTCCGACACCACCCGCCGAGTGGTGGGTTTGGGAAAATGGCTGGAAGGCGTATGAAATCATGTCGTGCTACGAGGGCGTGTGCGAACTTTACCGTGCCACCGGCAATAAGCGTTGGTTCGACGCCACGGTCGCGTTTCACGCGCTGCTGGCGAAGCATGAAATGATGCTCGTCGGCTCCGGTTCCGCGATGGAGTGCTGGTGCGACGGCGCGGGACGCCAGGCCGAGACGCTGGAGCGCCCGCTCGAATCCTGCACCGCGATGCTTTGGATAAAACTGTGCGCGCAACTGCTCCGCGTCACCGGCGATCCGCGTTACGCCGATGATATTGAGCTGGCTTTTTATAACGCCTTCCTCGGTTCGATGGCCGCTGACGGAAGCTGGTATGCGCGGCACAATCCGCTTGAGGGCGTCCGCGACCCCGAGGAGCGCCATCAGGTCGGCATCGCGCAAAACTGCTGCGTCGCCAACGGTCCGCGCGTGATGCTGATGTTCCCCGCGCTCGCCGTCATGGCTGGCGGGGACGGCCCCGTCGTCAACTTTTTCTGCGGCGGCGCCCACCGCGTCACGCTCGCCGGCGGCACCGCTGTCAGTATCGAGCAGGAAACCAATTATCCGGTGGACGGCGCGGTCGCACTGCGTGTCACGCCGGAAAGGCCGGAGGAGTTCACCGTCTCAATCCGCGTCCCGAGTTGGGCCGCGCCCGTCGTCGCCACCGTCGGCGGCAAAACCTTCACCGGCGCGCCCGGCGGCTACCTGAAAATCCACCGCCGCTGGCGGGCGGGCGACCGCGTGACGTGGGAGTTCCCCCTGCCGCCGCGCGCGCTCCGCGTGAACGGTGCGGGCAAAAAATTCGGCATCGCGCGCGGCCCGATTGTCCTCGCCACCGACGCGCGCCTAGGCACCGCCGGCGCCGGCGACGCCCGTGCGGAAGTTTCGCCGGACGCCATCGCGCTCGCCCCGCGCCCGAGCGGCGACACCGCCATCTGGATGGCTTTCACGTTGCGCGCCGCCGACGGACGTGAAATCCCTGTGTGCGACTTCGCCTCCGCCGGCAACACGTGGGACCAGCGCTCCGCCTACTCCGTCTGGTTCACGCCGCCCGCCAACTGA
- a CDS encoding helix-turn-helix domain-containing protein yields MLNQPHEKHHLHSQSNKVHDHLVRINDESVDIGYAMHPAHYWEEHVHDRHQFILMLDTCSEAEIAWRMADGSRGKQRLSGQQVCFIEKDLPHSLRWDAPASLVCLYISEAFVAQISPNRSWNDVVIHHWSELLACDLLTMSLVLLMAELCCQHDRLHPLHIRVAGIFLGAQLIRIRSRAKARLQESEGLQNAQLKRVQDWINEHISERIEVRELARVAGISRSYFGRKFKASTGYQPRRYILIQRVHCALGLLQRGGLRMSEIAHLAGFADQSHLSRNLRAFYGRLLSKKNVREPAKA; encoded by the coding sequence ATGCTCAATCAACCTCATGAAAAGCACCATCTACATTCACAATCCAACAAGGTTCACGATCATCTTGTCCGCATCAATGATGAATCCGTTGACATCGGCTATGCCATGCATCCCGCGCACTATTGGGAAGAGCATGTCCATGACCGCCATCAATTCATCCTGATGCTGGATACCTGTTCCGAGGCGGAAATCGCATGGCGTATGGCCGATGGCTCGCGAGGAAAACAGCGGCTGTCGGGCCAGCAGGTGTGTTTTATTGAAAAGGATCTACCCCATTCCCTCCGCTGGGATGCCCCCGCCTCGCTTGTGTGTCTGTATATCAGCGAGGCTTTCGTGGCACAAATATCGCCAAACCGAAGCTGGAATGATGTCGTCATTCATCATTGGAGCGAGCTTCTTGCCTGCGATTTGCTGACCATGAGCCTCGTGCTGCTCATGGCCGAGCTTTGCTGCCAGCACGACCGCCTGCATCCGCTGCACATACGGGTGGCCGGTATTTTTTTAGGGGCGCAACTCATTCGGATACGCTCGCGCGCGAAAGCGCGGCTGCAAGAATCCGAGGGGCTCCAGAACGCGCAACTGAAACGTGTCCAAGATTGGATAAACGAGCATATCTCGGAACGCATTGAGGTGCGGGAGCTGGCCCGTGTCGCGGGCATCAGCAGAAGCTATTTCGGGAGAAAATTCAAGGCATCCACCGGCTATCAGCCGCGTCGATACATTCTCATACAACGCGTCCACTGCGCCTTGGGGCTATTGCAACGTGGCGGCCTGCGCATGTCGGAAATCGCCCATCTGGCAGGTTTTGCCGATCAAAGCCACCTGTCACGCAACCTGCGGGCGTTCTACGGGCGTTTGCTTTCCAAAAAAAACGTCCGTGAACCTGCCAAAGCTTGA
- a CDS encoding uroporphyrinogen decarboxylase family protein produces the protein MTPRERILAILNRQSVDRIPVDLWHTDEIATLLRRHCGVDNDLDAYAALGLDKIVWVFLGPGPNEAAERNLWGVPIKTVRAGAATYAEFAEAPLAAFDTPAALDDYPWWPDIEKLDYAAAADKARAAARRFAVIGPWVSFFEIYCQMRGLEQAMCDLVENEDFVDAALDRIEEIQTKMMRRFFSDTKGCLDLVFVSDDIATQQSLLLSPSAWERHLCPRMKRWCDLTHTHGLKVFYHTDGAARPLLRSILDCGVDVLNPIQHVCPGMDMAELKKEFGDRVIFHGGVDNQFALPRGTPVDVRTEVQNCLRTLGAGRQGYICASCHNIQAGTPIKNILAMIETVHGEG, from the coding sequence ATGACCCCGAGAGAACGCATCCTCGCCATCCTGAACCGCCAGTCGGTCGACCGCATCCCGGTCGACCTCTGGCATACCGACGAAATCGCCACGCTGCTGCGCCGCCATTGCGGCGTGGACAACGACCTCGACGCCTACGCCGCGCTCGGCCTCGATAAAATCGTGTGGGTCTTTCTCGGTCCCGGTCCGAACGAAGCCGCCGAACGCAACCTCTGGGGCGTGCCCATTAAGACCGTCCGCGCCGGTGCCGCCACCTACGCCGAGTTCGCCGAGGCGCCGCTGGCCGCCTTCGATACGCCCGCCGCGCTCGACGATTACCCGTGGTGGCCCGACATTGAAAAACTCGACTACGCCGCCGCCGCCGACAAGGCACGCGCCGCTGCGCGGCGCTTCGCCGTCATCGGCCCGTGGGTGTCGTTTTTTGAAATCTACTGCCAGATGCGCGGCCTTGAGCAGGCCATGTGCGACCTCGTGGAAAACGAGGACTTCGTCGATGCGGCGCTTGATCGCATCGAGGAGATTCAAACGAAAATGATGCGACGCTTTTTCTCTGACACGAAAGGTTGCCTCGACCTCGTCTTCGTGAGCGACGATATCGCCACGCAACAATCGCTTCTCCTTTCGCCCTCCGCGTGGGAGCGCCACCTATGCCCGCGCATGAAACGTTGGTGCGATCTCACCCACACGCATGGCCTGAAAGTGTTCTATCACACCGACGGCGCGGCCCGCCCGCTACTGCGTTCCATTCTTGATTGCGGTGTGGACGTGCTCAACCCCATCCAGCACGTCTGTCCCGGCATGGACATGGCGGAATTAAAAAAAGAGTTTGGCGACCGCGTGATTTTTCACGGCGGCGTGGACAACCAGTTCGCGCTGCCGCGCGGCACGCCCGTCGATGTGCGCACCGAGGTGCAAAATTGCCTGCGCACGCTCGGCGCGGGCAGGCAAGGCTACATCTGCGCCTCCTGTCACAATATACAAGCCGGCACCCCCATCAAAAACATACTCGCAATGATAGAAACCGTTCATGGCGAAGGTTGA
- a CDS encoding DNA-binding protein, whose translation MNAINTTTPDTPSSRLAPVTPSQATQPRPALTDINGLRLGGIFPTGREPSVRTLREWTRARRVPHHRVGHFVYYDLAEVSMHIRTRLLVPARG comes from the coding sequence ACCACTCCCGACACTCCCTCATCCCGCCTCGCTCCCGTGACACCATCCCAAGCCACCCAGCCGCGTCCCGCGCTCACGGACATCAATGGCCTGCGCCTCGGCGGGATTTTCCCGACCGGGCGCGAACCGTCCGTGCGCACGCTGCGCGAATGGACGCGCGCCCGCCGCGTCCCACATCACCGCGTCGGGCACTTTGTTTACTACGACCTCGCCGAGGTCTCCATGCACATCCGCACAAGATTGCTCGTGCCCGCTCGCGGATAA